The Marinomonas profundi DNA segment TCGCGAAATGTTCTCTAACTGACGCTTTCATATCTTCTATTAACAGAATGCCATGCAACACTCTTGTCCTATAAACCACTGCCCTAAACAAGCCTTGTATCCTTGGCGGTGTGCTGACTACTAACCAACTCACCCAATTTTTCATTCTCAAACGGGGCGCTACCATGGTCAAAATGTTGTCTGGCGTTTGGCCCTTATTACTGGGACTAGGAGACGCGGGCACCTCGGTGCTATTTATTGGCGCGTCTATTTTAGTCTCCATTTCATTTGCCCCTATCCTCTTGTCCGTTACTCCAGCGCCGACAGTGGAAGTAGCCCGTCCCATGAGTTTGCGTAACCTGTTTTCGGGTTCGCAATTAGGCACGGTGGGCATTTTCTAACACTGTAAGTTACCTCGGCGTCACACCGACCTCTTCTCCTGTCGCCGTAGAGGCCGCTGGGGGGCTGCCGAACACGCCGAACGTGAAAACGAAAGCTATGAACAAGCCTCCACCCCCTTGAATCGCTTAGTGGTCAGCGGAAGATTTCGTGATATAGTATTTAAAGGTAGTACCTTTAAATATCGAGGTGAAAAAATGGCGACATCAGTAAAACTTGACGATGATCTGAAAAGCAGAATCCAGCACTTGGCTGAAGCGCGACATCGTTCATCACACTGGATTATGCGCGAAGCGATCCGTGATTATGTTGAGCGGGAGGAAAAGCGTGAATCTTTCAAACAGGACGCATTGCGAGCCTGGGAAGACTATCAGGAAAATGGACTACACCTGACGCTTGAAGAAGCTGACACCTGGCTGGCTAAGCTTGAAGTGGGTCAAGACGTGAAAATCCCTAAATGCCACACCTGATCTGGTCTCCGGCAGCTCTCACTGACGTACAGCGCATCTATCGCTTTCTCGTCCAAAAAGATGAAGACGCGGCTCAACGTGCCATCAAAACAATACGGGCTGGCGTAAAAATACTGGCGCACCAGTCAAAGGCCGGGCGTCCAGTTGAGGATATGGATACAGCATTTCGAGAATGGCTGATCGATTTCGGAACCAGTGGCTATATAGTGCTGTATCAATTCGATGGTGAAACCACAACGATTCTTGCCATGAGACATCAGAAAGAAGCCGGGTACTAAGACAAGAAAGAATAATGACCAAGTTTGCGCGGATGTCCTGTTAAATTGACCCTGTTAAATTGACCCTGTTAAATTGACCCTGTTAAATTGACCCTGTTAAATTGACCCTGTTAAATTGACCCTGTTAAATTGTCATGCAATACGAAAGGTGAACACGATGCGTGATAAATATGATTTTGCAAAAGGCGAACGTGGCAAGTTTTTTAAACCCAACGCCAGCATGAACTTACCCGTATATCTAGAAGCAGAGCTACTGGATTATTTTAGAGCAAAAGCTCAAGCTAAGGGCGTTGAGCTGAACGTGATGGTCAATGACCTACTTAAAAAAGACATTGCCTTGAATGAAGGCGTGAAGTGAACCAAGCCTGTGTTTTGCGGGCTTTCGTTTATTAATTCTAACGATAATTATTTATATGAAAATTTCTTTAGATTCCGTGGGTTAGATTCGTTGATTTTCCTTCCCCCTCTCAGTGTCGCGCCATTAACCGCTAAACCCTCTTGCCAAAGCACAGGTCGCTTTGGCGTTTTTGATTTTAGCTAGAACCAGTTCAGGCTCGTCATCCATAATCTCTTGAGCCGCCAAGAGCGCGGCGGATTCAGCGACGCCGTAGACGCCGACGGTGTTGAAGATGTAATCAGATTTGGTGCTAAGAAACGATTCCATTGGCGCAAGCTCTTGAGCGCTGTAGGTGTTGAATTTCCACTGGTATTTTGCCGCGAGGGCAATGAGGTTGGTTTCGTCAGCTTTGATGTCGATGCTGTTTAAGGAATGAATCTGCTTTGGGGTTAAGCCTTTTTGCGCTAAGGCGTCGAGCATCAGGCTTTCCAAAAATTCCAGTGGGCAGTTGCGTTCACAGCCCATGCCCAAAGTATAAATTGGATTCAGATACGGCTTAGCAGTGGTCATCACCAGCTGGGCGCCAAGGGATCTTGCCACATGTGCGCCCCATTCGTTGGCACCGCCTTCATGGCCGGATAACAACGGAATAACAAATTTACCCTCTTCATCCAATACCAAGACTGGCGGATCTTGATACTTATCTTGCAACACTGGCGCGAGGGTGCGCATAACGATGCCAGTGGCGCAGATAAACACCAGCCAGTCAGCGTTTTTAAACGCCGTCTGCACGAACTCGGCAAAGGGTTTTGGTTTGTAATCGACCCTTACCTCAAAATGATTCGCCTCAGGCCATTCAGCTTGTAAGCGTTCAGCAAGTTGTTTGCCTGCGGGTGTTAATGCGATAAGGCGTATCACCTTGTGCCCCGCTCGCTTTTGGTCACCACAAACAAGGAAAAATACGGGCCTGCTTTGTCTTCCAAGGTCGACACATCGCGCACGATACGTTCGTTGTCACGACCAATATATTCAAGGTATTTCGCGTCTTGCATACGATTGGTTTTACGCAGCGCCATCAAAATACGTGGACGCGCACGCCCAGCTTTCATGATGACCACACTGTCGTGCTGTTCTAAGGCGGTATCAATTTGCTGTGCGGTATGACGACCGCTAACCACGGCAAAGGATTCTTTTAATACGGTTAACGGATGATTCAAAGCCGACGAGGCCGCATTGATGGACGATACGCCCGGCACCACTTGGCAGTGAAACTCGCCTTCTAAGCGCTCTAATAAATACGCAAAAGAGCCAAAGAACAAAGGATCGCCTTCACACAAAAACACCACGTCTTTGCCCTGTGATAACTCATTGGCAATGGCTTTTGCGCCGTTATCGTAGGCCGCATTCGCCAAGGAGCGATCTGTCGACATAGGCATGACGATGGCAATCTCGTTTTGCGCATGGGTCACACCCGCAAAGGCTTCACTAGCGATGGTTTTCGCTTGAGAGCCGCCTTCGTCATTGGCAAGATAACTCACCACACTGGCACCTTGAATCAAACGTAAGGCTTTTAAGGTGATTAATTCTGGATCGCCAGGACCGACGCCCACACCAATAAATCGGCCTGTTTTTTGCGATGTTTCCACGGCACTCATTGCGCGTTTTCCTTATAGATTGTCTTATCGTTTATATTGGCCGATGTTGTAGCCGTATATTTTCTAAAATGATACAAGGTCACGGGTAGGCTGGGACGAAATAATCGCTGCCCCGCTAGGCGCTCGCCTTTGGCAATCGACACTTGCAGGCTTTGTTCGTCTGCGTCTTGTTCTGCGTCGCGCTGTTGGGCAAATTGCATGACGTGGTATTTTGTCTCTTCAGTCACAGCGCTCACCATCAAGCTGCCGCCAATGGGCAATAGATCCCACACTTGCGTCATCAAGGCGGTTAATTCGCCATCGCTGCCACCAATGAAGACCTTGTTTGGCAAAGTATTCTGCCCTTTATTTTGAGCAAGCAAATCCACCAGCGCATCCGGCGCTCGCCCCGCCACAATGGATAAATTCTGTATCACACCAAAACGATCTTGATTAGCCGTTAAACAGGCCAAGCGATCTGGATGATGTTCAATGGCAATAATCTGGCTGCGCGGATGCCAATAGGCCATTTCCACACTCACGCCACCGCAACCCGCGCCAATGTCCCAGACTGTGTCGCCCTGTTCGATATTCATATAAGACAAAATCGCCAAACGCACTTCTCGCTTGGTAATCATGCCTTTACCGTCGCCCTTATCTGTCACAAAAGATGCATCGGGAATACCCACAGAGCTTGGATAACGTGAGATTTGCTGGCTGGTTTTCAGCGCAATCACATTGAGCGGATCAAAGGCTAATTCGGTTTCTAGTACGTCCTTGATAAAAGCCTCGGCGACAAAAGTACGCACTTTTTCTTGTGCATAACCCAAGGCTTCACAAACTGTAATTTCGCTTTGATCCAGCCCTGCTCGCACGCATTCTTCGGCAATCTGTTTCGGTTGGCTGTACTGATCGGTCAGCAACAGCAAGGTTTTATTGGACTGCAAATGACGACGTAAAGACGCCAATGGACGACCGTGTAAACTGACCACTTGCACGTCTTGCAAGGACAAACCGAGACGATGACACGCCATTTGAATACTGGAAACATTGGGATAAAAACGCAGCGTATCAAGCGAAAAAGTGCGCATTAACCAAGCGCCAATGCCGTAATACAAAGGATCGCCAGACGCCAATACCACCACTTGGGTTGCTCCTTGTGATTGCCACTGGGCGAAAGCGTCTTTTAGCACCTTGAGTTTAGGCAAGTCTTCACGCTGCGCCTGATGGGCATAGTGCGCAATGGTTTCATGCTGACGCGGTGCACCTAAAACAATGTCTTGTGGTGATAAACTCGCCAAGACCGCTTGCGCCGCAATATCAAGATGCGCAACTTGATTGACACCCAAACCGATAACATGGATTGGCATTTGTGTTTTTGTCATTAACCTACTTCCATTCAATGCCATTAAGTTAAACTAGGTGGATTTTCATCATCCAATGAACAAGCCCCAACGCCTGATAACGGTCGTACCTCCCTCATCAGGCCTACAAAACTAGGCGGATTATTATCGATTAATTGTATGCATTAATAATACTCGCCTAGATTGCAACGCAGCAAAGCATTACAGCTGGCCGATGTTACCGCGCTGCCGCCCATTCTTCCGAGCAAGGTAATACACTCGACGCCAAGCTTTTCATGGGCTTGCCATAGAGCGTCTTTCGATTCAGCCGCCCCAACAAAACCGACTGGCATGCCAATAATCAAGGCCGGTTTCGGTGCGCCCTGTTCGATCATTTCCAATAAGCGATACAAGGCCGTTGGCGCATTGCCGATTAATACCACGCTGCCAGCGAGATGTTCTTGCCATAAACTCAGTGCCGCCATAGAACGGGTTTCACCTTTGCTTTTGGCCAATTCTGCGGTGCGAGGGTCATTCAAAAAGCACAATGGCTCCCTCATTATCATGCGTTTGGTCACGCCTTGTTTAACCATTTCCACGTCACACAAAATCGCGCCGTTATTCGCTAATGCCTCGCGCCCGACTTGGGTGGCATTGGCGCTAAATCGCACCTGCTCGGCCACATCCGGCAAGCCAAGGCTGTGTACCACGCGCATCACCACTTGCTGCTGGTCTTGGCTCAAACCAGACAAATCGGTTAACTCACGGATTTGGCGAAAGCTGTCGTTCTCAATGGCTTGAGGGTTATTTTCGTATTGATAGTTGTATTGATAGTCGTCTGAAGGCGTCACTGTTGGCTGTCTTTTGGTTGATTCTTACTATGGGAAGAAGTCTTGCCCCAAGCCGCTAAACAGGCTTGCAGGCAATCGTCTGTGTCACTAAATTCACGCTCGGCTTCGGGTAAGATTGGCCGAGCATGCAATAAAACGGGGATCGATAATTCACGGGCGGCTTCGAGTTTCGAATAGGTCGCTGAGCCACCGCTGTTTTTACTGACGATCACATCGATACCATGATCCACTAATAGTTGGCGCTCGTCTTCTAAGGCAAAAGGCCCAATGGCTTTTATCCAATTTATATTATCCGGCAGAGGAAATTTGGGCGCCACCGCCGTTCGCCACACAATACGTTCGATGCTTGGCAATTG contains these protein-coding regions:
- a CDS encoding CopG family ribbon-helix-helix protein, with product MATSVKLDDDLKSRIQHLAEARHRSSHWIMREAIRDYVEREEKRESFKQDALRAWEDYQENGLHLTLEEADTWLAKLEVGQDVKIPKCHT
- a CDS encoding type II toxin-antitoxin system RelE/ParE family toxin; its protein translation is MPHLIWSPAALTDVQRIYRFLVQKDEDAAQRAIKTIRAGVKILAHQSKAGRPVEDMDTAFREWLIDFGTSGYIVLYQFDGETTTILAMRHQKEAGY
- a CDS encoding cobalt-precorrin 5A hydrolase, coding for MIRLIALTPAGKQLAERLQAEWPEANHFEVRVDYKPKPFAEFVQTAFKNADWLVFICATGIVMRTLAPVLQDKYQDPPVLVLDEEGKFVIPLLSGHEGGANEWGAHVARSLGAQLVMTTAKPYLNPIYTLGMGCERNCPLEFLESLMLDALAQKGLTPKQIHSLNSIDIKADETNLIALAAKYQWKFNTYSAQELAPMESFLSTKSDYIFNTVGVYGVAESAALLAAQEIMDDEPELVLAKIKNAKATCALARGFSG
- the cobI gene encoding precorrin-2 C(20)-methyltransferase, which translates into the protein MSAVETSQKTGRFIGVGVGPGDPELITLKALRLIQGASVVSYLANDEGGSQAKTIASEAFAGVTHAQNEIAIVMPMSTDRSLANAAYDNGAKAIANELSQGKDVVFLCEGDPLFFGSFAYLLERLEGEFHCQVVPGVSSINAASSALNHPLTVLKESFAVVSGRHTAQQIDTALEQHDSVVIMKAGRARPRILMALRKTNRMQDAKYLEYIGRDNERIVRDVSTLEDKAGPYFSLFVVTKSERGTR
- the cbiE gene encoding precorrin-6y C5,15-methyltransferase (decarboxylating) subunit CbiE; the encoded protein is MTKTQMPIHVIGLGVNQVAHLDIAAQAVLASLSPQDIVLGAPRQHETIAHYAHQAQREDLPKLKVLKDAFAQWQSQGATQVVVLASGDPLYYGIGAWLMRTFSLDTLRFYPNVSSIQMACHRLGLSLQDVQVVSLHGRPLASLRRHLQSNKTLLLLTDQYSQPKQIAEECVRAGLDQSEITVCEALGYAQEKVRTFVAEAFIKDVLETELAFDPLNVIALKTSQQISRYPSSVGIPDASFVTDKGDGKGMITKREVRLAILSYMNIEQGDTVWDIGAGCGGVSVEMAYWHPRSQIIAIEHHPDRLACLTANQDRFGVIQNLSIVAGRAPDALVDLLAQNKGQNTLPNKVFIGGSDGELTALMTQVWDLLPIGGSLMVSAVTEETKYHVMQFAQQRDAEQDADEQSLQVSIAKGERLAGQRLFRPSLPVTLYHFRKYTATTSANINDKTIYKENAQ
- a CDS encoding precorrin-8X methylmutase, with protein sequence MTPSDDYQYNYQYENNPQAIENDSFRQIRELTDLSGLSQDQQQVVMRVVHSLGLPDVAEQVRFSANATQVGREALANNGAILCDVEMVKQGVTKRMIMREPLCFLNDPRTAELAKSKGETRSMAALSLWQEHLAGSVVLIGNAPTALYRLLEMIEQGAPKPALIIGMPVGFVGAAESKDALWQAHEKLGVECITLLGRMGGSAVTSASCNALLRCNLGEYY